AACTACTTGACGAGAACCGGTACATAGTTAAAGAAGGACTTAAAAGGTTAAACAACACTGCAAAACTCGGTATCGTTCGTTTAGTTCAAAAACTCGGAATATCGATGATAAGCTCCCGTGATATTGGCTACCGAATAGCTCCAAAGTTGAATGCTGCCGGACGGCTCGATTCTCCAGACGATGCGTTCAGGCTCATCATCACTAAAGATGAAGCAAGTGCTACGGAACTTGCTGAGCTGTTGCTTGGATACAATACGACGAGGCAAAGCATAGAGGCAAAGATCTACAATGAAGCTGTCCAAATGGTCGAAGAAAAGGGACTGAGCTCACTTCCAATTGTTGTTGCCTATGGCCGCGGATGGCATTTGGGCGTTATTGGTATTGTTGCGACAAGGTTGGTTCATCTCTACAACAAGCCTGTGATGGTTATCTCCGTCGAAGAAGATGGTATTGCAAGGGGTTCTGCGAGAAGTGTGCAAGGGGTGAATATAATAGAGCTTCTTGAAAGGTTCAGAGACATTTTTGAGGATTTTGGTGGTCACACAATGGCCTTAGGTTTTAGTCTTAAGGAAGAAAAAATACCCGAGTTAATTGAAGCGATTAAGACACATGTAACAGAGGATGACGTAAGGGTTGAACCGGTTGTTATGATTGACGAAAAGATAACAATTGATGAGATTGACGACAGTATCATAAAAGCAATTGAGTTGCTTGAGCCATACGGACATGGCAATCCAGAACCCGTATTCTTGATTCAGAACAGCGCTGTAGAAAGGCTTAAGATTTTTGGTGAGACTGGGTACAATGTACGTGTGACGTTAAAAGGTAACAATAAAAGTATAGAAGGTGTGGGCTTTGGCTTAAAAATTCAACCGTCTGAATTGTATGGATTGCAGCCACAATTCCTCAGGATGGACGTTGTCGGTAATTTGAGGATGGGAGAAACAGGGTTACAGTTAAATCTGTTGGACTTAAGAGTCACCCACGTTAACGATGAAGATTTAGCTGATAGAACCTTTATTCACTCGTTCATATCAAATTGGCGACAACAAAAAGAAGAAGATTATGATCAACATCGAATCGAAGATGATGTATACCAGAGATTACCCCGCGTTGCGGAGCTTAGTGATGTAAAAAGGCCTGCGTTGATACGGTTTGATATACCGTACAGAAATGCGTTCTTCTTCCACTTGATGAGAAAGGGCAGGACTCTCATTATCAATCCTTCTAGCACAGAAGCAATGCACGTGTATGAAAGCCTGCAAAGGCACAATATATCGGGATTGACTTTGGCAAACTCAATCAATCGTGTTGATGGAAGGCACTTAATAACCAACGCTGTATATGCAGAAAAGTTTATCAATTCCATCTCTGATTTTGATTTTGTTGTGCTCAACGAAATTCAGTTTTTGAGCAAATTCGAACCAGATCTTTATGAAAAGATTCTTAGAATGTTTGGGAACAGGGCGTTTTTCACAACATTGTATACATTTGAATCAAACCTCCCAGTGTACGAAGTTATTGGAAAGAGCGATTTTTCGATCGAAGATAAGAGAAACCAACCTAAATCATTGAATAATTCTAACTCTCCGTTGGTTTATCTCTTCTCTACACATAACTCGGTAGAAATCTTTTTCAACAACTACATAAAGCGAGTATCAAGCAGGGATACGGTTTTTTACTCATCTCAACTTGAGCCATTCCAGAGGTTGATAATTTCCCATCTGGTAAGAAAGAGAAAAGTAAAGCGGTTAGTCTCATCAACCAACAATGATTCCTTGCCTTCACTTTTTGGAAAAGTCGAAGTTAGGCTTTTCGACTTCCCGTACACACTGAGCGAAATAATTGATACAGTTAGTGGTGAAGGAAATGTACTGCTACAACTTAACTACTCAAAGCAAGATGTTTTTAGAAAACGTGATTCGCTAAAAAAACTTTTTCCCTCTAAAGAAGAGCTTCAAAAAATCATCGAAGAGTTGAATATATACCTGCCAATGAAAATGGAAGAATTTGAGCAATTCCTTGGTAATTATAACGTACCGAAGGGGGTCATAAAGAGTGTTTACAAGGACCTTGATGGTATTAGAGACAATTTAGTTCGTGCGGTTGATTTCGAGCCAGAAAAGATAACAAGACTCAAAGAGCGTGATATAGAATTGGGATATTTTGAAAGATACACACTTCAAATAGAATCGCTCAATGTAAAAGAGATGTTTAAACTCATCGATGAAAGATACTTGTACGATTCAGAAATAATAATTTAAATTACAAACAAGGAGAACAGAAAATGTCATTTATAGTGGTTGACTATGGAAAAAGTAAATCTGGCTATGCAGTTGGAAGCGTGTTTGTATCAGAAAGTGGGACGCTGAAAACATCGGAATTATTAAGAAAAATCGAGAACTTCGATACTGTTGTTTTCGGCTTGCCTCTTTCTATGAGCGGAAATTATTCAACACAAACATTTGAAGTGATAAAGTTCGCGCTTAAAGTAAAAGACCGCGGCAAGCGCGTATTATTTGTAGATGAGAGGGTAACCACTAAAATGGCAAAAACTTTTGAGAAGAAGGACGACGATAGGTTTAGTGCGGAGCAATTACTCCTTGAGTATATCCAAAACCCTACAAGCGCTGTTGAATTAAGAAAACATGAAGTGATAGAACCAAGGCAAATTTCATGCGATTTTGCACTTTTTATAGAAGTTCCATTTGTCGAAGCGTTCTCAGTAAGGCAAGGCATAGGGTTTTCAAAAGATCTATACATCGCTTATACATTGTTCAAAAATGGTATTTTCGTATACAGAGTTTGGAGAGATTTTTGTCAAGCTCTTGAGTCGCTTGAAAAACTCCCAGAATCGGTTATAATGAATGAAGAATATAGACTACTTTTGTCAGAATTAGATATTGAAGGATTGGAAAAAATTGTCACTCTTTTCAAAGTCGTGGTAAAATAATTGATGTATATCTATAAGAACTAGCTTAATCAAATAATCATCAATCGGCGCGTGCTCGTAGCTCAATTGGATAGAGCGTCGGACTCCGGATCCGAAGATTGCGGGTTCAAGTCCCGCCGAGCACGCCAAGAAAAAACAAAATTCGAAATCGGCAAAGATTGGTAGTATAGGCTTAGAAATCAAAGGAGGAAAGTTATATGAGAGCGACAAATTCAAAACTAGAGAAAGTAAAGGAACGCGTTTTTGAAAAGGAAGTAGACGCTATAGTTGTTATTAATATCGAAAACTCTAATACTGTTACTACTAGATATCTGTCCGGTTTTACGGGAAGTTTTTCTGCACTTTTGATTACGCCAAGAAGGCATATAATTATAACTGACTCAAGGTACTGGACACAAGTCAAGGAAGAAAGCACCTTTGAATTGGTAAAGTACGTACCACCAAGAAGTTTTTTGGATACCGTTGTTGAGTTAATCAAGAACTTAGATTTGAGAAAAATAGCAATTGAAAAAGAAAGGATTTCTGCAAGCATTTTTGAAACTCTGAAAGATAAGCTCAACGACTGCGAGTTCGAGGATATATCATCCTTAGTTGTTGATGTTAGGTCTGTCAAAGATGAAGATGAAATAGAAAAGATAGAAGTTGCTGTAGAGATTGCTCAGGAAGCATTCAAAAAGATGTTGGAAATTGCGAAACCTGGTATCAAAGAAAAAGAACTCGCAGCTTATCTTGAATACCAAATGAAATTACTGGGAGCGGATGATATCGCATTTGATACTATTATCGCATCTGGTTACAGGGGAGCCCTTCCACACGGGCGCGCTTCTGATAAAAGTATTGAAAAAGGTGAGCCTGTTGTTGTTGATTGGGGAGCAAGGTATAAAGGCTACAACAGTGACCTAACACGTGTATTTTGTGTAGGAGAACCTTCTTCCAACGTCAAGGAAGTGCACAGGATAGTATTTGAAGCTCAACAGAAAGCACTGGATGCTATAAAAGCCGGCGTTACCGGAAAAGAAATAGATGCTATAGCAAGAAATTACATTCAAGAGGCTGGATACGGTGAATATTTCGGCCATGGTTTAGGTCACGGCCTAGGTCTTGAAGTACATGAAAATCCAGGGCTTAGTTTCAGATGGGACAAGCCCTTGCAACCTGGGCAGGTTGTTACAGTAGAACCGGGCATATACCTCGAAGGTGAATTTGGTATAAGGATTGAGGAAGACGTTGTAGTTAGAGAAAATGGCTGCGAAATATTAACCAGCCTTCCGAGGGAATTAATTATTATTTGAAGGAATGAAAAGCTTGTCTGGAGATGTTTATAAACACAAGAAGTCTGGTACGGCAAAAGGTCTTGGCAAAGAGCTTACAAAACTGAACCTTATCTCGGGATTGGGATTCACAATAATAGCGAACGTCTTGGTTGGTTACCTTCTTGGGGCTTTTTTAGATGGCCTATTTTCCACAACGAAGATTTTTAAGATTATCTTCATTGTGCTTGGAACATTATCAGGTGTATACAACGGGATAACCTATATTATCAAAGAGCTCGAAAGATATGATAAAATTGAGAAACAAAAGACTGAGGACTTGGCTATATCAAAGGATCAAGAAAAGAGTAAAGACGATGGCAAACAAAACGATGAATAGTTCTGACAAGCAAGTAGTTGTAGGTTTCGTCAAGAAAATGATTATTTACTCGTCCTTCATTTCGCTTGTATTTTTCCTGATAGGAGCTGCATTGAAGCAATTTGATTTTGCACTTGGTGTGATTATAGGCGAAACAGGTGTTATAATTGGATTAATCTCAATTATCACTACAAAAGATCGATACTTCAAGTTTGGAAAAGGGTATTTCAGAACAGGCTATTTTTTGAGATATGCACTTTATTCATCGCTCTTTTTGTTAGCAGCCGTTGTTTCAAATGATCCGGCAGAGGGTATTTTGGGTGTTTTCGCTGGATTGATGAGTCTAAAAATAGTTGTATTTCTCTTTGCCTGGAGGTGGAAACTTTGAGCAAGAAGAAGATGAGTAAGAAGGCGAAAATTCAGCTGATTATTTTCTTGGTAATCTACACTGTCGTGGGACTCTTAAATGCCAAGTTAATGACCGCTCCACCCTCAGAAGCGCTTAAAAATATAGCAAATCGCTGGATCGTTCAGTTTGGTCCTAAAGATGCTTGGTATTACCGAATTAACCCGATGACTGTAATCATGTCTGTTGCTGTAGTTGCCATCATAATTGCCTTTGCAAAGTCCGTTCACAAGGAATTTAAACTTATTCCCAATAGAAAGCAGGCGTTTGCCGAATCCCTCATGGATTTTCTATACGAGATTGTGGAAAGTAGCGTTCCTAATGAAAAGTATGCAAGAACGGTTTTCAAAATCTCTATGACTTTGTTTTTGTACATTGCCGTTTCAAATCTTATTGGAGGATTTATTCCCGGAGTTTCTGTAGATGTATCGATAGCTGAAAATGGAACAAGGGCTGTCAAGTTTGTTTTATTCAACGATACATGGTTCCCACCAACAGGGGATTTAAACACGAATCTTACGTATGCAGTTATGGTTTTCATCATTAGTCAGTATTTTGCCATAAAGACAAAGGGTGTTAAAGGCTGGCTGAAGGGATTCCTTGAACCCGTTGCCTTTATGCTTCCGATGAACATCGTGGGTGAGCTTGCAAAACCGCTTTCTCATGCGATGCGTCTTTTTGGTAACATAACAGGTGGAGGTATACTGGTACTCGTTATCAGTTATCTTGTAAAGTATATGTTCCTACCACCATTTCTGTGGGCATATTTCGGAATATTCTCTGGCTTAATTCAAGCTTTTGTTTTCTCCACGTTAGCAATTGCTTACATGTCTTCTCAGATCGAAGGTTAGTGGATGCATATGAAGAGGCAGTAATATACTATCCGAACTTAAACTTATTGTGAGGAGGGAGTGCTTATGGAATTTTCTGCAGAACTTGCAAAAGCGATTATGGTAGCGGGTAAAGCCATAGGTGCAGGGCTTGCTATGGGTATTGGTGCTATTGGTCCTGGTGTCGGTGAAGGTAGTATTGGTGCACACGCTATGGATGCTATTGCCAGACAGCCAGAGCTTACGAACGTCATAACAACGCGTATGATTCTCGCAGATGCTATTGCTGAAACAACAGGTATCTATTCCCTTGTTATTGCGTTCTTGATACTCTTCGCGTTGTGAGGCGGTCCTTATGGATCTTTTTGAGATCAATTTAACCTCTGCTGTTCAACTTCTGAGCTTTTTGTTTTTGTTGTGGATGTTGAACAAGCTTCTTTACAAGCCTTTCTTTTCCATGATGGATAAACGGAGAGAAAAAATAGAGGGTGACCTGGCTGAAGCCGAACAGCTCCGTAAAAGCGCTGATGCAATGAAAAAGCAAGCAGAAGAGGAACTCAAAGCTGCACGGCAAAAGGCAGAACAAATCATAGCTGCAGCAGAGAGGGAAGCGGAAAAGATTGTCGATGAAGCTAAACAAAGAGCTCAAAAAGAAGCTGAAAAGGTTATAATAAATGCACAAGCAGAAATAGAAAGGCAAAAGCAAGAAGCTATCTCCCAAGTCCAATCCATTGCAACGGAACTTGCTATTAGCCTTGCGATGAAGGTACTCAAGGATGTCGTTGATGAAAAGGCAAAAAGAGAATACCTTATGAAAATCATAAGGGAGCATGAAAAATGATGTACTCGGCTATAGCGAGTAAATATGCAATGGCTTTGTATAACGTTTCAAAAGTTAATAACAAAACGGAAGAATACAAGGAAAACTTGAAAGTTTTTACACAAATATACGACTACATGTCTGTCTTTCTAAACAATCAGGCGATAAAACCGGAAAACCGTGCACAAGTCGTCTGCCAAATAATGAACGAGCTTGGATTAACAGTAGATCATGTTTTTAGCCGTTTCGTTTACCTTCTAATTGCTAACAAGAGACTTAAGTACATCAAACAAATTGCTACATTTTTCGATTACACCATGCTTGAAGACAAAGGCTTGATACCTGTCAATTTGACAGCAGCTATCGAACTCACGGGTGAAGAAGAAAGATTGCTGGCCGACTTTGTTAGAAGATACACAGGTAGAGAACCTGTTTTCAGCATGGCCGTAAACGAAGATTTGATTGCAGGGGTTGTTATGGAATTTGCTGGTAAAAGGTTTGACGCAAGCATCAAAGGAAGACTTGAGAACTTGGCCCGCAACGTGCTGAGAAGAGAGGGGTGATACCTTGAGATTAAACCCTGGAGAGATTGTTAGAGTATTGGAAAGTAAAATAGCAGAATATCAAGAAGAGATAAAGCTTGAAGATGTTGGAAAGGTTATACAAGTCGGAGATGGCATAGCAAGAGTTTATGGATTGAACAACGTAATGGCCAACGAAATGGTTGAATTTGTAGAAACCGGTACCAAAGGATTGGCTTTCAACCTGGAAGAAGATAACGTTGGTATCATTATACTCGGTGATTACAAAGAGATAAAAGAAGGTCATACGGTTCGAAGGCTTAATAGAATCATGGAAATTCCTGTTGGAGAAGGGCTCCTTGGTCGTGTCGTCAATCCTCTTGGAGAACCGCTCGATGGACTTGGCCCCATTGAGTACAAAGAAACAAGACCTGTGGAATTTAAGGCGCCTGGTGTTATTTATAGGAAACCTGTCGATACGCCACTTCAAACAGGTCTCAAAGTTATAGATTCTTTGATACCCATTGGAAGAGGGCAAAGGGAACTAATAATCGGAGATAGGCAGACAGGTAAGACAGCTATAGCAATAGATACAATTATCAACCAAAAAGGTAAAGGAGTATATTGTATCTACGTTGCAATAGGGCAAAAAGCCTCTGCAGTGGCAAGAATAGTCGAAAAGCTCAGGCAAACAGGTGCTATGGAATACACAACCGTTGTTGTTGCGGCTTCGTCTGACCCTGCAACATTACAGTACCTTGCACCGTACGCCGGTTGTGCAATGGGCGAATACTTTATGTTCAATGGGAAGGACGCGCTCGTAGTTTACGACGACCTGTCGAAGCACGCGGTTGCTTACAGGCAAATTTCGTTGCTTTTGAGAAGGCCACCTGGAAGGGAAGCCTACCCTGGTGATGTGTTCTACTTGCACTCAAGATTACTTGAACGTGCGGCAAGGTTGAATGAGGATTACGGAGGCGGTTCTCTGACCGCTCTTCCAATAATTGAGACGCAGGCAAACGATATTTCTGCTTATATTCCAACAAACGTTATTTCCATCACAGATGGTCAGATATACCTTGAACCTAACCTGTTTTATGCAGGACAAAGACCTGCCGTTAACATAGGTCTGTCAGTTTCTCGTGTCGGTGGAGCTGCGCAAATCAAAGCAATGAAGCAAGTCGCAGGTTCTTTGAAGCTCGATTTGGCGCAGTACCGCGAGCTTGAAACATTTGCTCAGTTTGCAACCGAGCTTGATCCAGCTACGCAAGCACAAATAACAAGAGGTCAGAGATTGATGGAGCTCATGAAACAACCGCAATACAGCCCTATGGAAGTTGAAGAGCAAGTGGTGGTACTATTTGCAGGTGTTAATGGCTATCTCGACGACCTGCCGCTATCTGCGGTCCGTCCATTCGAAGATGGATTCTTGAAATTTGTAAAGGAAAAGTACAAAGAAATATTGGACGAAATAAGGACGACAAAGCAGATTTCAAAAGAATTGGAAGAGAAACTGCATAGCATAGTCAAGGAGTTCAAAGAAGAGTTTGTAAAAGTTTACGGGAAGTGATATTAAATGAGCAGAGGTAAACTGCTTCAAATAAAAAGAAAAATCAACGCAACACAGTCACTCCAAAAGATAACAAAAGCCATGGAAATGGTCTCAACTGCCCGCATTAAGAAGGTCGAAAAAAGACTTCAGATGGCACGGGAGTTCCTCAATGAGACTAAAAAAATAGCCGCGCGTGTCCATTTTGAAGTCAAACATCCGTTCGTGACGGGAAACGGCAAAAAGGTCCTTATTGTCATAGGGACCGATATGGGATTGTGCGGTTCATTCCCAACTGAGATTGCAAAAAGGGCGATTTCACTCGATAAGAAGGAAAATTTCGATCAACTGTACATCGTCGGAGCAAAGATTGCGCCTGTTTTTAGAAATAATCCGAAAGTTGTTCGAATATACGAGCACGTATATGAAACACCAACCTTTGATTTCACTAAAACATTGGTTAACGACTTGCTAGCAAACGGCGCTGGAAAGGTAAAGGTCATATACGGAAGGTTTAAAAATAAATTAGCTCAGGTTCCAGACGTGTACGATTTGACACCTATACAGGTAGAAACAAGTTCAGTATCAGGATCAACTGAAAAAGGCGACAGGTACGAATTCGAGCCATCTGAAGAAAGTTTCCAAAACGCACTTGTTGAATTTTACGCTTCAAGTGTTTTGTATTCTTTAGCTTTTGAGACGAAAATTAGTGAGCTCTACGCACGCCAGAATGCTATGCGGAATGCTACCGAAAACGCCGAAGAAGTGGTCAGAATATTGACCATTGAATATAATAAGGCACGTCAAGCTTCAATTACTCAAGAGCTAATAGAAATAGTAACCGGTGCTGATGCATTGAAGGAAGAGTAATAAAGTAATTTCGAGTTGTTTATAAAAAGGAGCGTGGTAAGCGTGTCCAAAAAGTCCGTAGGTAAGATTGTAAGAATAATAGGACCTGTTGTGGACGTGAAATTTCAAGAAGGAGATTTACCAGACATATATGATGCGCTCGTTGTAATAAACCCGCAAACAGGCAAGAAACTTATTCTTGAAGTTGAACAACTCATAGGTGACAACATCGTTAGGACCGTTGCTATGGACAGCACAGATGGTTTAGTTCGTGGGTTAGAAGTAGAGAACACTGGCGAACCAATCAAAGCTCCTGTTGGCCGTGGAGTTTTGGGAAGAATGTTTAACGTTATAGGTGAACCCATCGACGAGCAGGGTGAATTGAAGGACATAGAATATTGGCCAATTCACAGGCCTGCGCCGAGTATGACAGAACAAAAAACTGAGATAGAGATTCTCGAAACAGGTTTGAAGGTTATAGACCTGCTTGCCCCATTCCCAAAAGGGGGTAAGATCGGATTCTTCGGCGGTGCAGGTGTCGGAAAAACCGTTCTTGTTATGGAAATGATCCGAAACATAGCGATCGAGCACCATGGATTTTCCATATTTGCAGGTGTTGGAGAAAGGACAAGGGAAGGAAACGACCTTTACCTTGAAATGACAGAAGCAGGGGTTTTAAACAACACAGTTCTTGTCTTCGGCCAGATGAATGAACCACCTGGAGCGAGGTTTAGGGTTGCACTAACTGCATTGACAATAGCTGAATATTTCAGAGACGTGGAAGGTAGAGATGTGTTACTTTTCATAGATAACATATTCAGGTTTGTCCAGGCTGGTAGCGAAGTTTCAGCCTTACTTGGAAGAATGCCATCAGCCGTTGGTTATCAACCAACACTCTCAACTGATATGGGTGAACTCCAAGAACGAATAACATCAACTAAGAAAGGATCTATTACATCTGTTCAAGCTATTTACGTTCCTGCTGACGATATCACGGATCCGGCGCCTGCCACAACATTTACACATCTTGACGCTACAATCGTTCTTTCAAGGCAACTCGCAGCGCTTGGTCTATACCCGGCTGTTGACCCACTTGACTCCACTTCTAAAATTCTTGATCCAAACATCGTTGGTAAAGAGCATTATGAAGTTGCACGTGGTGTTCAGGAAGTGCTGCAGAGGTACAAAGATTTGCAAGACATAATTGCTATACTCGGTATGGAAGAACTTTCTGAAGAAGATAAATTGATAGTTCAAAGGGCGAGAAAGATCCAGAGATTCCTCACACAGCCAACACACGTTGCAGAAAGGTTCTCTGGAATCCCAGGGGTCTATGTTCCAATAAAAGAAACAATAAGGGGTTTCAAAGAAATATTGGAAGGTAGATACGATGACTTACCAGAAGCTGCATTCTATATGGTTGGAACAATAGATGAGGCTGTTGAAAAAGCGAAAAAACTTATGAAGTCAGCTGTTATTTAAAAGATAAAGAGGAAATGATACTGCTTAGGAGTTGATTTCGATGAAGATAAAAATAGTAACTCCGTATAAAATTGTTGAATTCGACAATGCCAAATTGATAGTTTTTAAAACTGTCGAAGGAGAGATGGGTGTTCTCGATAAGAGAGCACCCATTATTACAAAACTGGCAATATCTGATGTTCGTATTCAGACAGAAAGTGGCGAGGAGAAGCTCAAGGTTATCGATGGCTTTCTCCACTGTGATGGAAGCAGCACCGTTGTTATACTCACAGAGGAAGTTGGAAGACCTGAGGAGTTTGATCCTCACAAATTTCGAAAAGAGGAATAAAAAGACGTAGACAAGTCTTGCAATGCGCTTATATCTGATCGGCAATGCAAAATTACAAATTCTTTGAAGAGGTGAATTCATCTGAAGAGTGCCATAGTGATAGACAGCACTACAAAGTTAAGAGACGATTTTCGTCCAAACATTGATATATACACCGTGCCTGTCCGGGTCTTCATAAACGACCAAGAGTTTGATGACACAGAAGAGATAACGGATAAGATTCTTGAGGCGCTAAATAGGGGTGAAAAAGTAGAGACCTCTCTACCTCGTGTGGATCTTGTCGAGGATTTGCTGGGACGACTGCGAAAAGAATATGACGTTGTCTATGTTTTATCCATCTCCTCTTTACTCAGTGGAACGTATAACCTTTTTTACACAATAGCGAACAAATACGAGAACGTGTTCGTTTTCGATTCAAAGACCGTTAGTATTCAAAATACATACGTTTTAGAGAGGATGGTAAATGATATATCGCTTGGCAAAAAAATAGAAGAAGATGATATAATATCTTATAGAGATGATTCTCTCTTTCTGATTTCCGTTTTTGACGTAACACAGCTTCAAAGAAGTGGAAGGATTGGAAAAGTTACCTCGTTGATAGGTAAAATGATGCACATCAAACCTATACTTACTATAGCGCGAAATGGAGAAGTTCAATTAGTACAAAAGGCCATTGGCATCAAAAAGGTGAAAGACATTATCAGAGAAAAGGTTCAAGAGTTTGTTGAAAAGGCCAGGCAAAAAAATAGGGGAATAAGGGTTTATGGGGCAGTTGGAACGGAAGAATATAAGGATTTTGTGTACGAAGTAGCACAAATGTACGATGTTAAACCATACTTTGTTGATATAGGACCAGCTGTTACAACACATGTTGGGACAGAAGGATTTGGAATACTCGTAGGTTTGGATTTTTGATTCCCAGCGTTATTATTGCACAACGAGGTAGGTGGATCTGTGTGAAAAATATTTACCTCTTTGACAGTTCTGTAGATTACCAGCCTGGCTTTGATTTCGGGGTCCCAACTGACGTATTTCCACTTCGTGTGTATGTGGACGGTAAGGAATATATCGATAAAGTTACTATTACTGACGAACAGTTCTATGAGTTTTGCCTCGCTGGGGCGAAGGTTTCGACCTCTCAACCGAATCCAGAAATGATGAGGGACAAGTTGAAAAAATGTTCTAAAGAATTCGAAAATGTTTACGTGGTCACTATCTCGCAAAAATTGAGTGGAACATATGATACCATCTCGTCTATTGTCAAAGATGAGAGACTGAAAAACGTGACTGTCCTTGACTCGAAGAGTGGTAGTGTAAAGACAACTTACGTGCTACAGCGCGTGATCAACGCCGCCGAAAATGGCATCAAAGTAACTCAGGAGATAGTTGATACATTTGTTAAGGAGAGTCTATTAGTTTTTTCCGTTTCCTCGCTTGAGTATCTCGAGCGTGGTGGAAGAATAGGTCATGCTAAAGCGTTGCTCGGAAAACTTTTAAGAATCAAACCTATACTCACAACGAACGACGAAGGTTATACAGCTTCACTCGGGATGGAACGAACCCATGACGGACTTATAAACCGAATGAGAGAGCTAACAAAAGAGTTCATGGCAAAAGTAGATAATCCGATAGTAATTGGTGGATACGGAGTTGTTCACATGAAAGAATATCTTGACAAACTTTTGAAAGGATTCAATGTTCACTCAGTGGCGCGAATTGGACCTGCAATAGCTGCTCATGTTGGGCCAGAAGTCTTCGGCCTAGTTGTTGGAAGGGGGTTTTGATTGATGATTAAAGATTATTTGAACAGCGTTATTGAAGAAAAATCCTCTAAGGATTTTATCGTGTTCTCAGCCGTGATTTTTTCAATAGGATTTGTTCTCTCCATTATCTCGAACGCGTTTTTCTTCATTGACCATCCGGTGGTTAAAGTTTTCATTGGAATTGCGAACACTGTCTTCTTTATAGGTGTTGTTGGAGTAAGTATTGTAATTTCTAAGTGGTTTAAGAATACGGATGAAAAACTTTACGCACTTGCCAATCTCTATCTTACGTTCACTTTGATTTTTGCTTTCATGTCTTACTTCGTTCCATTCCTTTTCCTTGTAACCGTTGCACTTATCATAGCATTGATTTTGACTGCGAAGAAATTCATTCTTGGCGAAGAGAAATTACTTGTTGGTAAAACTGTTTCATATTTCCTCATCACTCTGTCTTTCTACACGATGGAACTTGTGACCGAGCTGAACGAACAAATCATACGGAGGTGATTCTATGGACGTCAAGACATTCGCTCGCGGCTTTGAACTCTCAGAAGCTAT
The DNA window shown above is from Fervidobacterium changbaicum and carries:
- the ruvX gene encoding Holliday junction resolvase RuvX — its product is MSFIVVDYGKSKSGYAVGSVFVSESGTLKTSELLRKIENFDTVVFGLPLSMSGNYSTQTFEVIKFALKVKDRGKRVLFVDERVTTKMAKTFEKKDDDRFSAEQLLLEYIQNPTSAVELRKHEVIEPRQISCDFALFIEVPFVEAFSVRQGIGFSKDLYIAYTLFKNGIFVYRVWRDFCQALESLEKLPESVIMNEEYRLLLSELDIEGLEKIVTLFKVVVK
- a CDS encoding AtpZ/AtpI family protein, whose amino-acid sequence is MSGDVYKHKKSGTAKGLGKELTKLNLISGLGFTIIANVLVGYLLGAFLDGLFSTTKIFKIIFIVLGTLSGVYNGITYIIKELERYDKIEKQKTEDLAISKDQEKSKDDGKQNDE
- the atpB gene encoding F0F1 ATP synthase subunit A — encoded protein: MSKKAKIQLIIFLVIYTVVGLLNAKLMTAPPSEALKNIANRWIVQFGPKDAWYYRINPMTVIMSVAVVAIIIAFAKSVHKEFKLIPNRKQAFAESLMDFLYEIVESSVPNEKYARTVFKISMTLFLYIAVSNLIGGFIPGVSVDVSIAENGTRAVKFVLFNDTWFPPTGDLNTNLTYAVMVFIISQYFAIKTKGVKGWLKGFLEPVAFMLPMNIVGELAKPLSHAMRLFGNITGGGILVLVISYLVKYMFLPPFLWAYFGIFSGLIQAFVFSTLAIAYMSSQIEG
- a CDS encoding F0F1 ATP synthase subunit C, yielding MEFSAELAKAIMVAGKAIGAGLAMGIGAIGPGVGEGSIGAHAMDAIARQPELTNVITTRMILADAIAETTGIYSLVIAFLILFAL
- a CDS encoding M24 family metallopeptidase, encoding MRATNSKLEKVKERVFEKEVDAIVVINIENSNTVTTRYLSGFTGSFSALLITPRRHIIITDSRYWTQVKEESTFELVKYVPPRSFLDTVVELIKNLDLRKIAIEKERISASIFETLKDKLNDCEFEDISSLVVDVRSVKDEDEIEKIEVAVEIAQEAFKKMLEIAKPGIKEKELAAYLEYQMKLLGADDIAFDTIIASGYRGALPHGRASDKSIEKGEPVVVDWGARYKGYNSDLTRVFCVGEPSSNVKEVHRIVFEAQQKALDAIKAGVTGKEIDAIARNYIQEAGYGEYFGHGLGHGLGLEVHENPGLSFRWDKPLQPGQVVTVEPGIYLEGEFGIRIEEDVVVRENGCEILTSLPRELIII
- the recJ gene encoding single-stranded-DNA-specific exonuclease RecJ, which translates into the protein MRWELREVDESLVDQLTRELEIDRLVAKLLVLRGIKTSEQARNFLYPTRKVLRSPFLLKDMDKSVEILLKARDNSEKVMVHGDYDVDGITGTAVLYTFLSENGWDVDYYIPKRADDGYGIQPQFVEDAYKSGVRVLLTVDCGITAFEAIEKAKELGMKVVITDHHQPKETLPNADAIVNPKRHDEEYPFREFAGVGVAYKLVSALAEKLNIHPAVVDELLDLVALGTVADMVELLDENRYIVKEGLKRLNNTAKLGIVRLVQKLGISMISSRDIGYRIAPKLNAAGRLDSPDDAFRLIITKDEASATELAELLLGYNTTRQSIEAKIYNEAVQMVEEKGLSSLPIVVAYGRGWHLGVIGIVATRLVHLYNKPVMVISVEEDGIARGSARSVQGVNIIELLERFRDIFEDFGGHTMALGFSLKEEKIPELIEAIKTHVTEDDVRVEPVVMIDEKITIDEIDDSIIKAIELLEPYGHGNPEPVFLIQNSAVERLKIFGETGYNVRVTLKGNNKSIEGVGFGLKIQPSELYGLQPQFLRMDVVGNLRMGETGLQLNLLDLRVTHVNDEDLADRTFIHSFISNWRQQKEEDYDQHRIEDDVYQRLPRVAELSDVKRPALIRFDIPYRNAFFFHLMRKGRTLIINPSSTEAMHVYESLQRHNISGLTLANSINRVDGRHLITNAVYAEKFINSISDFDFVVLNEIQFLSKFEPDLYEKILRMFGNRAFFTTLYTFESNLPVYEVIGKSDFSIEDKRNQPKSLNNSNSPLVYLFSTHNSVEIFFNNYIKRVSSRDTVFYSSQLEPFQRLIISHLVRKRKVKRLVSSTNNDSLPSLFGKVEVRLFDFPYTLSEIIDTVSGEGNVLLQLNYSKQDVFRKRDSLKKLFPSKEELQKIIEELNIYLPMKMEEFEQFLGNYNVPKGVIKSVYKDLDGIRDNLVRAVDFEPEKITRLKERDIELGYFERYTLQIESLNVKEMFKLIDERYLYDSEIII